A window from Mauremys reevesii isolate NIE-2019 linkage group 9, ASM1616193v1, whole genome shotgun sequence encodes these proteins:
- the LOC120371825 gene encoding H(+)/Cl(-) exchange transporter 5 isoform X2, protein MNNKGFRRGSFQSSTSDEDMVEIAGGALDFSITDDDPPLDREMLGGFSLYNGGGMNGTSQMMDFLEEPLPGVGTYEDFNTIDWVREKSRDRDRHREIASKSKESTWALIHSVSDAFSGWLLMLLIGLLAGSLAGLIDISAHWMTDLKEGLCLSGFWFNHEHCCWNSNETTFEDRDKCPEWESWSQLIIGHGEGAFAYILNYFMYVLWALVFSLLAVLLVRGFAPYACGSGIPEIKTILSGFIIRGYLGKWTLIIKTVTLVLAVSSGLSLGKEGPLVHVACCCGNILCHLFTKYRKNEAKRREVLSAAAAAGVSVAFGAPIGGVLFSLEEVSYYFPLKTLWRSFFAALVAAFTLRSINPFGNSRLVLFYVEFHTPWHLLELVPFILLGIFGGLWGSFFIRSNIAWCRRRKTTKLGKYPVLEVLVVTAITAVLAFPNEYTRMSTSELISELFNDCGLLDFSKLCEYVNDFNSTTGDDLPDRAAGPGVYTAMWQLALALILKVFITIFTFGMKVPSGLFIPSMAVGAIVGRLLGVGMEQLAYYHHDWTIFSGWCSQGADCITPGLYAMVGAAACLGGVTRMTVSLVVIMFELTGGLEYIVPLMAAAMTSKWVADAIGREGIYDAHIRLNGYPFLEAKEEFSHKTLAMDVMKPRRNDPVLTVLTQDSMTVEDVEAIINETTYSGYPVVVSRESQRLVGFVLRRDLIISIENARKKQDGIVSTSIIYFTDHSPPLPPSSPSMLKLRSILDLSPFTVTDQTPMEIVVDIFRKLGLRQCLVTHNGKLLGIITKKDVLKHIAQMANQDPDSILFN, encoded by the exons GGTTCTCCTTATACAATGGAGGAGGGATGAATGGCACAAGCCAGATGATGGATTTTCTGGAGGAACCTCTGCCTGGTGTGGGTACCTATGAAGATTTCAATACTATAGACTGGGTGAGAGAAAAGTCCAGAGACCGGgacaggcacagagag ATTGCTAGTAAAAGTAAAGAGTCAACATGGGCCCTGATTCACAGCGTGAGCGATGCCTTCTCTGGTTGGCTGTTGATGCTCCTCATAGGGCTGTTAGCAG GTTCTCTAGCTGGTCTGATAGATATCTCTGCCCACTGGATGACAGATTTGAAAGAAGGGCTGTGTCTGTCAGGCTTCTGGTTTAACCATGAACACTGCTGCTGGAACTCCAATGAGACAACCTTTGAGGATAGGGATAAGTGCCCAGAGTGGGAGAGCTGGTCACAGCTTATAATTGGCCATGGAGAG GGGGCATTTGCATACATTCTCAATTACTTCATGTATGTTCTCTGGGCCCTGGTATTCTCTCTCCTTGCAGTGTTGCTGGTCCGGGGATTTGCACCTTATGCTTGTGGCTCAGGAATCCCAGAG ATCAAAACGATCTTGAGTGGTTTCATCATTAGAGGCTATTTGGGCAAGTGGACCCTGATAATCAAAACTGTTACCTTGGTGTTGGCAGTATCGTCTGGCTTGAGTTTGGGGAAAGAGGGCCCCTTGGTGCATGTAGCTTGCTGTTGTGGAAACATCTTGTGTCACCTTTTCACCAAATACAGGAAAAATGAGGCCAAGCGCAGAGAG GTTTTGTCAGCTGCTGCAGCCGCTGGCGTGTCCGTAGCTTTTGGTGCACCAATTGGAGGGGTATTGTTTAGTCTGGAAGAG GTGAGTTATTATTTTCCCCTCAAGACGCTGTGGAGATCTTTCTTTGCCGCCCTGGTAGCAGCGTTCACCCTGCGCTCCATCAACCCTTTTGGAAATAGCCGCCTGGTTCTGTTTTACGTGGAGTTTCACACACCTTGGCATCTTCTGGAGCTTGTGCCATTCATCCTTTTGGGAATCTTTGGTGGTCTTTGGGGATCTTTCTTTATTCGCAGCAACATTGCCTGGTGCAGAAGACGTAAGACAACCAAGCTTGGCAAGTATCCTGTGCTGGAGGTGCTTGTTGTGACTGCCATCACGGCTGTTCTGGCTTTCCCCAATGAGTATACCCGTATGAGCACCAGTGAGCTGATTTCTGAGCTGTTCAATGACTGTGGGCTCCTAGATTTCTCCAAGCTCTGCGAGTATGTGAATGACTTCAACAGCACCACAGGGGATGATCTGCCGGACCGAGCCGCTGGCCCAGGAGTCTACACAGCGATGTGGCAGCTGGCTTTGGCCCTTATCCTAAAAGTCTTCATCACCATATTCACTTTTGGCATGAAG GTCCCTTCGGGTCTCTTCATTCCCAGCATGGCGGTTGGTGCCATAGTAGGCAGACTACTAGGTGTAGGAATGGAGCAGCTGGCTTATTATCACCATGACTGGACTATCTTCAGTGGCTGGTGCAGTCAAGGGGCTGATTGCATCACTCCTGGCCTTTATGCAATGGTTGGTGCTGCAGCATGTCTAG GTGGAGTAACCCGTATGACTGTGTCGCTGGTGGTTATTATGTTTGAGCTTACCGGTGGACTAGAATACATTGTTCCTCTAATGGCTGCCGCCATGACTAGCAAGTGGGTGGCAGATGCAATTGGACGGGAGGGCATCTATGACGCCCATATTCGTCTCAATGGCTACCCCTTCCTAGAAGCCAAGGAGGAGTTCTCGCACAAGACTCTCGCCATGGACGTAATGAAGCCACGCCGGAATGACCCTGTTCTGACTGTCCTCACACAGGACAGCATGACGGTAGAGGATGTAGAGGCCATAATCAATGAAACCACTTACAGCGGCTATCCGGTGGTGGTGTCCCGGGAGTCCCAGAGGCTGGTCGGATTTGTCCTCCGGCGAGATCTCATCATTTCAATTG AAAATGCCCGGAAGAAGCAGGATGGAATTGTGAGCACTTCAATTATTTATTTCACTGACCACTCTCCTCCGCTGCCTCCAAGCTCCCCATCCATGCTCAAACTCAGGAGCATCCTGGACCTCAGTCCATTCACAGTGACAGACCAAACGCCCATGGAAATAGTTGTGGATATATTCCGCAAGCTGGGACTGCGCCAGTGCCTCGTCACTCACAATGG GAAACTACTTGGGATCATTACCAAAAAGGATGTATTAAAGCACATTGCACAGATGGCTAATCAAGACCCAGATTCCATACTCTTCAATTAA
- the LOC120371825 gene encoding H(+)/Cl(-) exchange transporter 5 isoform X1, with translation MKDSWGPGSSGSAAVAMNNKGFRRGSFQSSTSDEDMVEIAGGALDFSITDDDPPLDREMLGGFSLYNGGGMNGTSQMMDFLEEPLPGVGTYEDFNTIDWVREKSRDRDRHREIASKSKESTWALIHSVSDAFSGWLLMLLIGLLAGSLAGLIDISAHWMTDLKEGLCLSGFWFNHEHCCWNSNETTFEDRDKCPEWESWSQLIIGHGEGAFAYILNYFMYVLWALVFSLLAVLLVRGFAPYACGSGIPEIKTILSGFIIRGYLGKWTLIIKTVTLVLAVSSGLSLGKEGPLVHVACCCGNILCHLFTKYRKNEAKRREVLSAAAAAGVSVAFGAPIGGVLFSLEEVSYYFPLKTLWRSFFAALVAAFTLRSINPFGNSRLVLFYVEFHTPWHLLELVPFILLGIFGGLWGSFFIRSNIAWCRRRKTTKLGKYPVLEVLVVTAITAVLAFPNEYTRMSTSELISELFNDCGLLDFSKLCEYVNDFNSTTGDDLPDRAAGPGVYTAMWQLALALILKVFITIFTFGMKVPSGLFIPSMAVGAIVGRLLGVGMEQLAYYHHDWTIFSGWCSQGADCITPGLYAMVGAAACLGGVTRMTVSLVVIMFELTGGLEYIVPLMAAAMTSKWVADAIGREGIYDAHIRLNGYPFLEAKEEFSHKTLAMDVMKPRRNDPVLTVLTQDSMTVEDVEAIINETTYSGYPVVVSRESQRLVGFVLRRDLIISIENARKKQDGIVSTSIIYFTDHSPPLPPSSPSMLKLRSILDLSPFTVTDQTPMEIVVDIFRKLGLRQCLVTHNGKLLGIITKKDVLKHIAQMANQDPDSILFN, from the exons GGTTCTCCTTATACAATGGAGGAGGGATGAATGGCACAAGCCAGATGATGGATTTTCTGGAGGAACCTCTGCCTGGTGTGGGTACCTATGAAGATTTCAATACTATAGACTGGGTGAGAGAAAAGTCCAGAGACCGGgacaggcacagagag ATTGCTAGTAAAAGTAAAGAGTCAACATGGGCCCTGATTCACAGCGTGAGCGATGCCTTCTCTGGTTGGCTGTTGATGCTCCTCATAGGGCTGTTAGCAG GTTCTCTAGCTGGTCTGATAGATATCTCTGCCCACTGGATGACAGATTTGAAAGAAGGGCTGTGTCTGTCAGGCTTCTGGTTTAACCATGAACACTGCTGCTGGAACTCCAATGAGACAACCTTTGAGGATAGGGATAAGTGCCCAGAGTGGGAGAGCTGGTCACAGCTTATAATTGGCCATGGAGAG GGGGCATTTGCATACATTCTCAATTACTTCATGTATGTTCTCTGGGCCCTGGTATTCTCTCTCCTTGCAGTGTTGCTGGTCCGGGGATTTGCACCTTATGCTTGTGGCTCAGGAATCCCAGAG ATCAAAACGATCTTGAGTGGTTTCATCATTAGAGGCTATTTGGGCAAGTGGACCCTGATAATCAAAACTGTTACCTTGGTGTTGGCAGTATCGTCTGGCTTGAGTTTGGGGAAAGAGGGCCCCTTGGTGCATGTAGCTTGCTGTTGTGGAAACATCTTGTGTCACCTTTTCACCAAATACAGGAAAAATGAGGCCAAGCGCAGAGAG GTTTTGTCAGCTGCTGCAGCCGCTGGCGTGTCCGTAGCTTTTGGTGCACCAATTGGAGGGGTATTGTTTAGTCTGGAAGAG GTGAGTTATTATTTTCCCCTCAAGACGCTGTGGAGATCTTTCTTTGCCGCCCTGGTAGCAGCGTTCACCCTGCGCTCCATCAACCCTTTTGGAAATAGCCGCCTGGTTCTGTTTTACGTGGAGTTTCACACACCTTGGCATCTTCTGGAGCTTGTGCCATTCATCCTTTTGGGAATCTTTGGTGGTCTTTGGGGATCTTTCTTTATTCGCAGCAACATTGCCTGGTGCAGAAGACGTAAGACAACCAAGCTTGGCAAGTATCCTGTGCTGGAGGTGCTTGTTGTGACTGCCATCACGGCTGTTCTGGCTTTCCCCAATGAGTATACCCGTATGAGCACCAGTGAGCTGATTTCTGAGCTGTTCAATGACTGTGGGCTCCTAGATTTCTCCAAGCTCTGCGAGTATGTGAATGACTTCAACAGCACCACAGGGGATGATCTGCCGGACCGAGCCGCTGGCCCAGGAGTCTACACAGCGATGTGGCAGCTGGCTTTGGCCCTTATCCTAAAAGTCTTCATCACCATATTCACTTTTGGCATGAAG GTCCCTTCGGGTCTCTTCATTCCCAGCATGGCGGTTGGTGCCATAGTAGGCAGACTACTAGGTGTAGGAATGGAGCAGCTGGCTTATTATCACCATGACTGGACTATCTTCAGTGGCTGGTGCAGTCAAGGGGCTGATTGCATCACTCCTGGCCTTTATGCAATGGTTGGTGCTGCAGCATGTCTAG GTGGAGTAACCCGTATGACTGTGTCGCTGGTGGTTATTATGTTTGAGCTTACCGGTGGACTAGAATACATTGTTCCTCTAATGGCTGCCGCCATGACTAGCAAGTGGGTGGCAGATGCAATTGGACGGGAGGGCATCTATGACGCCCATATTCGTCTCAATGGCTACCCCTTCCTAGAAGCCAAGGAGGAGTTCTCGCACAAGACTCTCGCCATGGACGTAATGAAGCCACGCCGGAATGACCCTGTTCTGACTGTCCTCACACAGGACAGCATGACGGTAGAGGATGTAGAGGCCATAATCAATGAAACCACTTACAGCGGCTATCCGGTGGTGGTGTCCCGGGAGTCCCAGAGGCTGGTCGGATTTGTCCTCCGGCGAGATCTCATCATTTCAATTG AAAATGCCCGGAAGAAGCAGGATGGAATTGTGAGCACTTCAATTATTTATTTCACTGACCACTCTCCTCCGCTGCCTCCAAGCTCCCCATCCATGCTCAAACTCAGGAGCATCCTGGACCTCAGTCCATTCACAGTGACAGACCAAACGCCCATGGAAATAGTTGTGGATATATTCCGCAAGCTGGGACTGCGCCAGTGCCTCGTCACTCACAATGG GAAACTACTTGGGATCATTACCAAAAAGGATGTATTAAAGCACATTGCACAGATGGCTAATCAAGACCCAGATTCCATACTCTTCAATTAA
- the LOC120371825 gene encoding H(+)/Cl(-) exchange transporter 5 isoform X3, whose translation MNGTSQMMDFLEEPLPGVGTYEDFNTIDWVREKSRDRDRHREIASKSKESTWALIHSVSDAFSGWLLMLLIGLLAGSLAGLIDISAHWMTDLKEGLCLSGFWFNHEHCCWNSNETTFEDRDKCPEWESWSQLIIGHGEGAFAYILNYFMYVLWALVFSLLAVLLVRGFAPYACGSGIPEIKTILSGFIIRGYLGKWTLIIKTVTLVLAVSSGLSLGKEGPLVHVACCCGNILCHLFTKYRKNEAKRREVLSAAAAAGVSVAFGAPIGGVLFSLEEVSYYFPLKTLWRSFFAALVAAFTLRSINPFGNSRLVLFYVEFHTPWHLLELVPFILLGIFGGLWGSFFIRSNIAWCRRRKTTKLGKYPVLEVLVVTAITAVLAFPNEYTRMSTSELISELFNDCGLLDFSKLCEYVNDFNSTTGDDLPDRAAGPGVYTAMWQLALALILKVFITIFTFGMKVPSGLFIPSMAVGAIVGRLLGVGMEQLAYYHHDWTIFSGWCSQGADCITPGLYAMVGAAACLGGVTRMTVSLVVIMFELTGGLEYIVPLMAAAMTSKWVADAIGREGIYDAHIRLNGYPFLEAKEEFSHKTLAMDVMKPRRNDPVLTVLTQDSMTVEDVEAIINETTYSGYPVVVSRESQRLVGFVLRRDLIISIENARKKQDGIVSTSIIYFTDHSPPLPPSSPSMLKLRSILDLSPFTVTDQTPMEIVVDIFRKLGLRQCLVTHNGKLLGIITKKDVLKHIAQMANQDPDSILFN comes from the exons ATGAATGGCACAAGCCAGATGATGGATTTTCTGGAGGAACCTCTGCCTGGTGTGGGTACCTATGAAGATTTCAATACTATAGACTGGGTGAGAGAAAAGTCCAGAGACCGGgacaggcacagagag ATTGCTAGTAAAAGTAAAGAGTCAACATGGGCCCTGATTCACAGCGTGAGCGATGCCTTCTCTGGTTGGCTGTTGATGCTCCTCATAGGGCTGTTAGCAG GTTCTCTAGCTGGTCTGATAGATATCTCTGCCCACTGGATGACAGATTTGAAAGAAGGGCTGTGTCTGTCAGGCTTCTGGTTTAACCATGAACACTGCTGCTGGAACTCCAATGAGACAACCTTTGAGGATAGGGATAAGTGCCCAGAGTGGGAGAGCTGGTCACAGCTTATAATTGGCCATGGAGAG GGGGCATTTGCATACATTCTCAATTACTTCATGTATGTTCTCTGGGCCCTGGTATTCTCTCTCCTTGCAGTGTTGCTGGTCCGGGGATTTGCACCTTATGCTTGTGGCTCAGGAATCCCAGAG ATCAAAACGATCTTGAGTGGTTTCATCATTAGAGGCTATTTGGGCAAGTGGACCCTGATAATCAAAACTGTTACCTTGGTGTTGGCAGTATCGTCTGGCTTGAGTTTGGGGAAAGAGGGCCCCTTGGTGCATGTAGCTTGCTGTTGTGGAAACATCTTGTGTCACCTTTTCACCAAATACAGGAAAAATGAGGCCAAGCGCAGAGAG GTTTTGTCAGCTGCTGCAGCCGCTGGCGTGTCCGTAGCTTTTGGTGCACCAATTGGAGGGGTATTGTTTAGTCTGGAAGAG GTGAGTTATTATTTTCCCCTCAAGACGCTGTGGAGATCTTTCTTTGCCGCCCTGGTAGCAGCGTTCACCCTGCGCTCCATCAACCCTTTTGGAAATAGCCGCCTGGTTCTGTTTTACGTGGAGTTTCACACACCTTGGCATCTTCTGGAGCTTGTGCCATTCATCCTTTTGGGAATCTTTGGTGGTCTTTGGGGATCTTTCTTTATTCGCAGCAACATTGCCTGGTGCAGAAGACGTAAGACAACCAAGCTTGGCAAGTATCCTGTGCTGGAGGTGCTTGTTGTGACTGCCATCACGGCTGTTCTGGCTTTCCCCAATGAGTATACCCGTATGAGCACCAGTGAGCTGATTTCTGAGCTGTTCAATGACTGTGGGCTCCTAGATTTCTCCAAGCTCTGCGAGTATGTGAATGACTTCAACAGCACCACAGGGGATGATCTGCCGGACCGAGCCGCTGGCCCAGGAGTCTACACAGCGATGTGGCAGCTGGCTTTGGCCCTTATCCTAAAAGTCTTCATCACCATATTCACTTTTGGCATGAAG GTCCCTTCGGGTCTCTTCATTCCCAGCATGGCGGTTGGTGCCATAGTAGGCAGACTACTAGGTGTAGGAATGGAGCAGCTGGCTTATTATCACCATGACTGGACTATCTTCAGTGGCTGGTGCAGTCAAGGGGCTGATTGCATCACTCCTGGCCTTTATGCAATGGTTGGTGCTGCAGCATGTCTAG GTGGAGTAACCCGTATGACTGTGTCGCTGGTGGTTATTATGTTTGAGCTTACCGGTGGACTAGAATACATTGTTCCTCTAATGGCTGCCGCCATGACTAGCAAGTGGGTGGCAGATGCAATTGGACGGGAGGGCATCTATGACGCCCATATTCGTCTCAATGGCTACCCCTTCCTAGAAGCCAAGGAGGAGTTCTCGCACAAGACTCTCGCCATGGACGTAATGAAGCCACGCCGGAATGACCCTGTTCTGACTGTCCTCACACAGGACAGCATGACGGTAGAGGATGTAGAGGCCATAATCAATGAAACCACTTACAGCGGCTATCCGGTGGTGGTGTCCCGGGAGTCCCAGAGGCTGGTCGGATTTGTCCTCCGGCGAGATCTCATCATTTCAATTG AAAATGCCCGGAAGAAGCAGGATGGAATTGTGAGCACTTCAATTATTTATTTCACTGACCACTCTCCTCCGCTGCCTCCAAGCTCCCCATCCATGCTCAAACTCAGGAGCATCCTGGACCTCAGTCCATTCACAGTGACAGACCAAACGCCCATGGAAATAGTTGTGGATATATTCCGCAAGCTGGGACTGCGCCAGTGCCTCGTCACTCACAATGG GAAACTACTTGGGATCATTACCAAAAAGGATGTATTAAAGCACATTGCACAGATGGCTAATCAAGACCCAGATTCCATACTCTTCAATTAA